The Dehalococcoidia bacterium DNA window CGCCGCGCTCGGCCTCACCCACGTCGCCTTCCAGGCGCGCCTGATCGGCCAGACCCACCGCGAGATCCTGCGCACGCACGAGCTGGCGATCAGCCACGTCGCCCCACTGCTGGACAGCGCCGTCGCGGCGGGGTGAGGCGCGATTGCCTGGCTCCGACCCGTCTGCACTGCGTTCGCCATCTGTCTTTACGTCCCAGTGGTGCGACTGGCCCGCAACAGTTCGATCAGTGATTCTGTCTGTTCATCATCGAGGCGTCTTGGCGGTTCGCCGACGGCATAGTGCGCTGGAAATGTGTCATCGTAGAAGACAGCGCCGCCGAATGTCCGGATTGAGGCGTAACGCGGCATGACGTGCAGATGAACGTGGCGGTCCTGGTTCTGCAGGAACGCGTAGTTGAAGTGGTCGGGAGCAAACGCGAGTTCGAGCGCCCTGGTAGCCTCTATGACAAGTCCGCGCAGGTCGGTCCACTCTTCTGCAGAAACGAGGGTGATCGACTCGATATGACGACGCAGCGTCAGGAAGCACTTTCCCAGTAGATCCAGATTGTGGTTCAGGATCAGCCGCCAGTGTCGTCCCTCAGCAACTACCGGCCCCAACGCCACGGCACAAAGCGGGCACTCTGCCATAACTGCCCTTACCAGACCCTATCGCCCCACAAACCGCGGTTGGCGGCCTTCTTGAAAGGCGAGACGGCCCTCTTTGGCGTCTTCGCTGGT harbors:
- a CDS encoding HIT family protein; this translates as MAECPLCAVALGPVVAEGRHWRLILNHNLDLLGKCFLTLRRHIESITLVSAEEWTDLRGLVIEATRALELAFAPDHFNYAFLQNQDRHVHLHVMPRYASIRTFGGAVFYDDTFPAHYAVGEPPRRLDDEQTESLIELLRASRTTGT